From Terriglobia bacterium, one genomic window encodes:
- a CDS encoding response regulator, translating into MLLNENEILLVEDNDADVELTLLALRGEKLCNNIHVVRDGAEALDFMFCRGAYQQRAGCPLPRLVLLDLKLPKVDGLEVLRQLKQHEETRLIPVVVMTSSREESDLWKSYQLGTNSYIQKPVDFTSFRDTVKQLGLYWLIVNQVPSVRVATSTT; encoded by the coding sequence ATGCTGCTTAACGAAAACGAGATCCTATTGGTCGAAGACAATGATGCCGACGTCGAGCTGACCTTGCTGGCGTTACGCGGGGAGAAGCTGTGCAACAACATCCACGTGGTGCGCGACGGCGCGGAAGCCCTGGACTTCATGTTCTGCCGCGGCGCTTACCAGCAGCGGGCCGGATGCCCCTTGCCGCGCCTGGTGCTGCTCGATCTGAAGCTCCCCAAGGTGGACGGCTTGGAAGTCCTGCGGCAGCTTAAGCAACATGAGGAGACCCGCTTGATCCCCGTGGTGGTGATGACCTCGTCGCGTGAGGAGAGCGACCTGTGGAAGAGCTACCAGCTCGGGACCAACAGCTATATCCAAAAGCCGGTGGACTTCACCAGCTTCCGCGACACGGTCAAGCAGCTTGGCCTGTACTGGCTGATCGTGAACCAGGTCCCGTCGGTCCGAGTGGCCACGAGTACGACGTGA
- a CDS encoding DNA polymerase Y family protein: MFAALYIPDFPVEAIVRAQPELRGSAVTVVEGTPPMEMVCALNDAARALGIEIGMTKLQAQARDEKLELRKRSPAQEAAAHAALLDCAQAFSPRVEDTAADTVILDLAGLAQLFGSPAKIAHDLARRASEMGLETHVGVASNPDAATHAAQGFAGVTVIPPGKEAERLGPLPIDVLAPAPELFDTLDRWGVRNLRALGALPEVAVTERLGQEGLRLQRLARGATTRDLAPCEPPLRFEEMLELEYPVDLLEPLAFALGRLLEQLCARLGARALATNELRLAMELAPGPPMTRFERTLRLPVPMLDSKVFLKLLQLDLKSHPPGAPVAKVTLAAEPVRPRFAQGGLFLPLAPEPERLELTLARISGVVGEGNVGAAELLDTHRPDAFRMLKFMVAPCKEAPDTQRLKPLGVKSGETMLALRVFRPPLAISVDVCSGKPARVRSERVHGEVVSASGPWRISGEWWKNNGDHRGQEKTLAPRIHTDEHGSGRKNGWAREEWDIAVVASRTGSAAVGLYRIYCDENGVWFAHGEYD, encoded by the coding sequence ATGTTCGCGGCACTGTACATCCCGGACTTTCCCGTTGAGGCCATCGTGCGCGCGCAGCCAGAGCTGCGCGGATCTGCGGTCACGGTGGTCGAGGGCACGCCGCCCATGGAGATGGTGTGCGCACTGAACGATGCGGCTCGCGCGTTGGGCATCGAGATCGGGATGACGAAACTGCAGGCCCAGGCCCGGGACGAAAAGCTGGAACTGCGCAAGCGTTCGCCGGCGCAGGAAGCAGCCGCGCATGCCGCGCTGCTCGATTGCGCGCAGGCTTTCTCGCCGCGCGTGGAGGACACGGCGGCCGATACGGTCATCCTCGACCTTGCCGGACTCGCACAGCTCTTCGGATCCCCGGCGAAGATCGCGCATGACCTGGCGCGGCGCGCTTCGGAGATGGGCCTCGAGACGCACGTCGGTGTGGCCTCGAATCCCGATGCGGCCACGCACGCTGCGCAAGGATTTGCGGGCGTGACCGTCATCCCGCCAGGAAAAGAAGCGGAGCGCCTGGGTCCCCTGCCGATCGATGTCCTTGCGCCTGCGCCGGAACTGTTCGACACGCTCGACCGCTGGGGCGTACGCAACCTGCGCGCGCTGGGCGCGCTGCCCGAAGTCGCGGTCACTGAGCGCCTGGGACAGGAAGGGCTTCGGCTGCAACGGCTGGCACGCGGCGCGACCACGCGCGACCTGGCGCCGTGCGAGCCGCCGTTGCGTTTCGAAGAGATGCTGGAACTGGAGTATCCGGTGGACCTGCTGGAGCCGCTGGCGTTCGCTCTGGGGCGTCTGCTGGAACAGTTGTGCGCGCGGCTGGGAGCACGGGCCCTGGCCACGAATGAACTCCGGCTAGCGATGGAACTCGCCCCAGGTCCGCCGATGACCCGATTCGAGCGCACGCTGCGGCTGCCGGTGCCGATGCTCGACAGCAAGGTCTTCCTCAAGCTGCTGCAACTCGATCTGAAGTCGCATCCGCCGGGCGCGCCGGTGGCGAAGGTGACGCTGGCGGCGGAGCCGGTGCGTCCGCGCTTTGCGCAGGGCGGACTTTTTCTCCCGTTGGCCCCGGAGCCGGAACGGCTGGAACTCACCCTGGCGCGGATCTCTGGCGTCGTCGGCGAAGGGAATGTCGGGGCGGCGGAGCTGCTGGACACACACCGGCCGGACGCTTTCCGCATGCTCAAATTCATGGTTGCGCCCTGCAAAGAAGCACCTGACACCCAGCGGCTGAAGCCGCTGGGTGTCAAAAGCGGGGAGACGATGCTCGCACTCCGCGTATTCCGTCCCCCGCTGGCGATCAGCGTGGATGTTTGCTCGGGGAAGCCGGCGCGCGTGAGGTCGGAGCGGGTGCACGGTGAAGTGGTGTCGGCTTCGGGACCTTGGCGGATCTCGGGCGAGTGGTGGAAAAACAACGGCGACCACAGAGGCCAAGAGAAAACCCTTGCACCACGGATCCACACGGATGAACACGGATCGGGAAGGAAGAACGGGTGGGCAAGGGAGGAGTGGGATATCGCCGTTGTGGCCTCGCGCACGGGCAGCGCTGCGGTCGGCCTGTACCGGATCTACTGCGATGAGAACGGGGTCTGGTTCGCGCACGGGGAGTACGACTGA
- a CDS encoding DUF2934 domain-containing protein, with amino-acid sequence MPKATSGKNGGKGNRKPTTESTARRPVAVFASAARSDGSLEERIRQRAYELYEQEGRQEGRDQEYWFRAEAEILGRRSA; translated from the coding sequence ATGCCAAAAGCTACCAGCGGGAAAAACGGCGGCAAGGGCAACAGGAAACCCACCACCGAAAGCACGGCCCGGCGGCCGGTCGCGGTGTTTGCCTCCGCGGCCAGGTCGGACGGAAGTCTGGAAGAGCGGATCCGCCAGCGCGCCTATGAGCTGTACGAGCAGGAAGGGCGGCAGGAAGGCAGAGACCAGGAATACTGGTTCCGCGCCGAAGCCGAGATCCTGGGACGCCGTAGCGCCTAA
- a CDS encoding DNA recombination/repair protein RecA, protein MDSAALRVAPISEPVALRRAAVREVAGVAAASAMQPRPPAATIATGIPQVDALTQGLPRGALTEIFGPASSGRTSLMLSVMAQVTARGEVCALIDATDNFDPKSAQAAGVDLKRVLWVRCGKRPRGHGDTKKKNGSSGDRVIGSFRNDSGVEHALKTADSLLQAGGFGLVVIDLGEVPPGTARRVPLTSWFRFRRAVEHTPTALVVIEEEPFVKSAAALVLKLSAIRRQSSGRSDLPTHARLLHGTKISVGVVRSPMRERKPVQSVTAAFESRASWIR, encoded by the coding sequence ATGGACTCCGCTGCCCTGCGCGTTGCGCCTATTTCCGAACCGGTTGCGTTGCGCCGTGCCGCAGTGCGCGAGGTAGCGGGAGTGGCCGCGGCTTCCGCGATGCAGCCCCGACCGCCCGCGGCCACCATCGCCACCGGGATCCCGCAGGTGGATGCGCTCACCCAGGGGCTGCCGCGGGGCGCGCTGACGGAGATTTTCGGGCCGGCATCGTCGGGGCGTACTTCCCTGATGCTCTCCGTCATGGCCCAGGTGACGGCGCGCGGCGAGGTCTGCGCGCTGATCGACGCAACCGACAACTTCGATCCCAAGTCGGCGCAGGCCGCGGGCGTGGACCTGAAGCGCGTGCTGTGGGTGCGGTGCGGGAAGAGACCACGGGGACACGGAGACACGAAGAAGAAGAACGGCTCATCGGGGGATCGGGTCATCGGGTCATTTCGGAATGACTCTGGGGTTGAGCACGCCTTGAAAACGGCGGATTCCCTGTTGCAGGCGGGCGGGTTCGGGCTGGTGGTGATCGACCTTGGGGAAGTGCCGCCCGGGACCGCGCGACGCGTACCGCTGACCTCGTGGTTCCGCTTCCGGCGCGCCGTGGAGCACACCCCTACGGCGCTGGTGGTGATCGAGGAAGAGCCGTTCGTGAAAAGTGCGGCGGCGCTGGTGCTGAAGCTGTCAGCCATCCGCCGTCAGTCCTCAGGAAGAAGTGATCTGCCCACCCATGCGCGATTGCTGCATGGAACAAAAATTTCTGTCGGAGTTGTCCGCTCCCCGATGCGCGAGCGAAAGCCGGTCCAGTCGGTCACGGCGGCATTCGAATCACGCGCAAGTTGGATCCGCTGA
- a CDS encoding error-prone DNA polymerase translates to MYVELHARSAFSFLEGSSLPEELAARCAELGMPAMAVLDRNGVYGAPRFHLAAKRAGVQAHIGSEIGTRLHGSSIPFLVVSREGYQNLCRLITRMKMRVPKHAKPGECAASLEEVEPYAKGLICLTGGDDGPLGMSLQEGGREEARRAVERLVAIFGRENVYVELQRHFRREEESRNEAAVEIARSLSLPILAANGVAYAVPQERELLDVFTCIKNHRTLDTAGRLLERNSERHLKTARQMAELFADLPDAIANTCALSSRLSFTLADLGYEFPKYPVPEGETMMSFLRKRTAEGAQERYGRAAPGLRARARRQIERELALIEKLNLAGYFLIVWEIVRFCREQHILVQGRGSAANSAVCYSLGITAVDPVGMDLLFERFLSEERGEWPDIDLDLPSGGQRERVIQYVYQRYGKLGAAMTANVITYRGRSAAREIGKSLGFDRETLDRLSQLVGGWEYRDPSDTLARQFTDAGFDLSHPRIGKFFELCQAVQDLPRHLGQHSGGMVICQGQLDSVVPLEPASMPGRVVVQWDKEDCADMGIIKVDLLGLGMMAVLEDTIQIAREAQGEELDLAHLPPDDPEVYAALQKADTVGMFQIESRAQMSCLPRLRPQRFYDIVVQVAIIRPGPIVGQMVNPYLNRRQGREPVVYPHPSLEPVLARTLGVPLFQEQLLRMAMIAAGFSGGEAEELRRAFGFKRSEARMRDIEVKLRLGMTRNGIAPAAQEEIIKSITSFALYGFPESHAASFALLAYASAWLKTHYLAAFTAALLNNQTMGFYHASTVVKDAQRHGLKFKAIDVLRSGWMCRLEEVVGRQSSVVGKKFAVRLGLRYVKGLREEAARAIVERRKMRPFTSIDELARRVPELRKAELQMLAEVGALNSVSSSSFLVSRTNPASEIAAVEKLETRNQKLHRRDALWQVERATRPAGPLLDEVHEQDAPAPLKKMTAEERLVADFRGTGLTVGPHPMAYRRAEMNALGVRPAVELPRIPNGRRVRTAGCVIARQRPGTAHGFVFLSLEDETGISNVIITPDLFEQNRVLLVGEKFLLAEGVLQNLDNVISVKADRVLPLSVTAAETSSHDFH, encoded by the coding sequence ATGTACGTGGAACTTCACGCCCGATCCGCCTTCAGCTTCCTCGAGGGCTCTTCCCTGCCCGAGGAACTGGCGGCGCGATGCGCCGAACTGGGCATGCCGGCGATGGCGGTGCTCGACCGCAACGGTGTGTACGGCGCGCCGAGGTTTCATCTCGCGGCGAAGAGAGCCGGCGTGCAGGCGCATATCGGATCGGAGATCGGCACGCGTTTGCATGGCTCCAGCATCCCTTTCCTCGTCGTGAGTCGCGAGGGATACCAGAACCTCTGCCGGTTGATCACGCGCATGAAGATGCGCGTGCCGAAACACGCCAAGCCGGGAGAGTGCGCGGCCTCGCTGGAGGAAGTCGAACCATACGCGAAGGGACTCATTTGCCTGACCGGGGGCGACGATGGACCGCTGGGCATGTCGCTGCAGGAAGGCGGGCGCGAGGAAGCGCGGCGCGCTGTCGAGCGCCTGGTGGCGATCTTTGGACGAGAGAACGTGTATGTCGAGCTGCAGCGTCACTTCCGGCGTGAGGAAGAATCGCGCAACGAGGCGGCGGTGGAGATCGCGCGCTCGCTCTCGCTGCCCATCCTCGCAGCCAACGGTGTCGCCTACGCCGTCCCGCAAGAACGAGAGCTGCTCGATGTCTTTACCTGCATCAAGAACCATCGCACGCTGGACACGGCGGGGCGGCTGCTGGAGCGCAACTCTGAGCGGCACCTGAAGACAGCGCGGCAGATGGCCGAACTGTTTGCCGACCTGCCCGACGCGATCGCCAATACCTGTGCGCTGTCGTCGCGGCTCAGCTTCACGCTGGCCGACCTTGGCTACGAGTTCCCGAAGTATCCGGTGCCCGAAGGCGAAACCATGATGTCGTTCCTGCGCAAGCGGACGGCGGAGGGCGCACAGGAGCGCTACGGCCGCGCCGCGCCCGGGCTACGCGCGCGCGCCAGGCGGCAGATCGAACGTGAACTGGCGTTGATCGAGAAGCTCAACCTCGCGGGATATTTCCTCATCGTATGGGAGATCGTGCGCTTCTGCCGCGAGCAGCACATCCTGGTGCAGGGGCGGGGCTCGGCGGCGAACTCCGCGGTCTGCTACTCGCTGGGCATCACCGCCGTGGACCCGGTCGGCATGGATCTGCTGTTCGAGCGATTCCTGTCGGAAGAGCGCGGCGAGTGGCCCGACATCGACCTCGACCTGCCCTCGGGCGGGCAGCGCGAGCGCGTCATCCAGTACGTGTACCAGCGCTACGGCAAATTGGGTGCGGCGATGACGGCGAACGTCATCACCTACCGCGGGCGCTCGGCGGCACGCGAGATCGGCAAGTCGCTGGGCTTCGATCGCGAGACCCTCGACCGCCTCTCCCAGCTCGTGGGTGGCTGGGAGTACCGCGATCCCTCGGACACTCTCGCCCGCCAGTTCACTGACGCCGGCTTCGACCTCTCGCACCCCCGCATCGGAAAGTTCTTCGAGTTGTGCCAGGCGGTGCAGGACCTGCCGCGCCACCTGGGGCAGCATTCCGGCGGCATGGTGATCTGCCAGGGGCAGCTCGATTCGGTGGTGCCGCTCGAGCCCGCGTCCATGCCCGGCCGCGTGGTGGTGCAGTGGGACAAGGAAGACTGCGCCGACATGGGGATCATCAAGGTGGACCTGCTGGGGCTGGGAATGATGGCGGTGCTCGAAGACACCATCCAGATCGCGCGCGAGGCGCAGGGCGAAGAGCTCGACCTGGCGCATCTTCCGCCGGACGATCCCGAGGTATACGCCGCGCTCCAGAAGGCGGACACGGTGGGCATGTTCCAGATCGAGAGCCGGGCGCAGATGTCGTGCCTGCCGCGGCTGCGGCCGCAGCGCTTCTACGACATCGTGGTGCAGGTGGCGATCATCCGGCCGGGACCGATCGTGGGCCAGATGGTGAATCCGTATTTGAACCGAAGGCAGGGACGCGAGCCGGTTGTGTATCCGCACCCGTCGCTGGAGCCGGTGCTGGCGCGCACGCTGGGCGTGCCGCTTTTCCAGGAACAATTGCTGCGCATGGCCATGATCGCCGCCGGATTCTCGGGCGGCGAAGCGGAGGAGTTGCGCCGTGCCTTCGGCTTCAAGCGCTCGGAGGCGCGCATGCGCGACATCGAGGTCAAGTTGCGCCTGGGCATGACGCGCAACGGCATCGCCCCGGCCGCGCAGGAGGAGATCATCAAGTCCATCACCTCGTTCGCGCTTTACGGCTTCCCCGAATCGCACGCCGCCAGCTTCGCGCTGCTGGCTTACGCCAGCGCCTGGCTGAAGACGCACTACCTGGCTGCGTTCACCGCCGCCCTGCTCAACAATCAGACAATGGGCTTTTATCACGCCTCCACGGTGGTGAAGGACGCGCAGCGGCACGGGCTGAAGTTCAAGGCGATCGATGTCTTGAGGTCGGGGTGGATGTGCAGGCTGGAAGAGGTCGTCGGTCGTCAGTCTTCGGTCGTCGGCAAAAAATTCGCTGTGCGCCTTGGCCTGCGATATGTGAAGGGATTAAGAGAGGAAGCAGCGCGGGCGATCGTGGAAAGAAGAAAGATGCGGCCATTCACCTCTATCGACGAACTGGCCCGCCGCGTGCCGGAGCTGCGTAAGGCGGAGTTGCAGATGCTGGCGGAGGTGGGAGCACTGAACTCAGTTTCTAGTTCCTCGTTTCTCGTTTCTAGAACAAACCCGGCGAGTGAAATCGCTGCTGTCGAGAAACTAGAAACTAGAAACCAGAAACTTCATCGAAGGGACGCTCTCTGGCAGGTCGAGCGCGCGACGCGCCCGGCCGGTCCGCTGCTGGATGAAGTCCATGAGCAAGATGCGCCCGCTCCCTTAAAGAAGATGACTGCCGAGGAGAGGCTGGTGGCGGATTTCCGCGGCACGGGGCTGACTGTCGGACCGCATCCCATGGCCTACCGGCGCGCGGAGATGAACGCGCTTGGAGTGCGCCCGGCCGTCGAATTGCCGCGTATCCCCAACGGCCGGCGGGTGCGCACGGCGGGATGCGTCATCGCGCGCCAGCGTCCCGGAACGGCGCACGGATTCGTATTCCTCAGCCTGGAAGATGAGACCGGCATCTCCAACGTGATCATCACTCCCGACCTGTTCGAGCAAAACCGCGTGCTGCTGGTCGGCGAGAAGTTCCTGCTGGCAGAGGGCGTGCTGCAAAACCTGGATAACGTGATCTCGGTAAAGGCCGACCGGGTGCTGCCGCTCAGCGTGACGGCAGCGGAAACCAGCTCGCACGATTTCCACTGA
- a CDS encoding PAS domain S-box protein, with translation MTDAAAISECTRPLRVLCLEDVRLDAELCILELEKAGYAAEYEIVADRAGFLAQIQSRDFDLVLADYRLPGWTGVDALKVMQEMGKNLPFILVTGTLGDETAVECVKQGVWDYVLKDKLMRLRLVVGRALHERQLQLDRAAAERERELLLRDMAERERKYRELFELANEAILIFETEHEVILEANPYACEMYGLAHDQLVGMSLKKLTRDVERGERQIAELLAVGSWQNFETVHLRRDGTPIHMLASSRIIEYKGQPAILSVNRDITELKKAEDELRRTHDELEKRVAERTAELAQVNAELRRSRDEWQSTFDCMSDAITLHDPSYNIVRCNRAFRDLFPGADIENTKCYQLVHGLDHPPEICPLAKTLASSQSELCEFFEPHLDRFIAVRTDPVRDGEGNIVRIVHTVSDISERKEIERMKNDFVATVSHELRTPLSSLRGFAELMLQREYPPEKRRHFLEVIYRESNRLGNLINDVLDLQRIESGQQVFQPEAVSLQDLAGETAELFSGEKAHRITVDVPPSLPLVDADADALRQVLNNLVSNALKYSPEGGEVRIGAREQASQALVWVSDQGLGIAPELLPRIFSKFCRAPGSVTRKIGGTGLGLALVKGIVEAHGGHVWAESAPQKGSTFYFTLNFAPAAGSASAA, from the coding sequence GTGACCGACGCCGCCGCCATCTCCGAGTGCACGCGCCCGCTGCGCGTGCTCTGCCTGGAAGACGTACGGCTCGACGCCGAGCTGTGCATCCTTGAACTGGAAAAGGCAGGCTACGCGGCGGAGTACGAGATCGTCGCCGACCGGGCCGGTTTCCTGGCCCAGATCCAGTCGCGCGACTTTGACCTCGTTCTCGCCGACTACCGCCTGCCAGGCTGGACAGGCGTGGATGCGCTCAAGGTGATGCAGGAGATGGGCAAGAATCTGCCTTTCATCCTGGTGACGGGAACGCTGGGCGATGAGACCGCAGTCGAGTGCGTGAAACAGGGCGTCTGGGACTACGTCCTCAAGGACAAGCTGATGCGGCTGAGATTGGTCGTCGGCCGCGCGCTGCACGAGCGGCAGCTCCAGCTGGATCGCGCCGCCGCTGAACGGGAACGCGAGCTGCTGCTCCGAGACATGGCCGAGCGCGAGCGCAAGTACCGCGAGCTCTTCGAACTCGCCAACGAAGCCATCCTCATCTTCGAGACCGAGCACGAAGTGATCCTCGAGGCCAACCCCTACGCCTGCGAGATGTACGGCCTCGCGCACGACCAGCTCGTGGGCATGAGTCTCAAGAAGCTCACCCGCGACGTCGAGCGCGGCGAGCGGCAGATCGCCGAATTGCTGGCCGTCGGCAGTTGGCAGAATTTCGAGACGGTGCACTTGCGCCGCGACGGCACACCCATCCACATGCTGGCCAGCTCCCGGATCATCGAGTACAAAGGCCAGCCCGCCATCCTGAGTGTCAACCGCGACATCACCGAATTGAAGAAAGCGGAGGACGAGCTGCGCCGCACGCACGACGAGCTGGAGAAACGCGTTGCGGAGCGCACCGCGGAGCTGGCGCAGGTCAACGCCGAGCTGCGGCGCTCGCGCGACGAGTGGCAGAGCACCTTCGACTGCATGTCTGACGCCATCACGCTGCACGATCCTTCTTACAACATCGTGCGCTGCAACCGCGCTTTTCGCGACCTGTTCCCCGGAGCGGACATCGAGAACACGAAGTGCTACCAGCTCGTGCACGGTCTGGACCACCCGCCGGAGATCTGTCCTCTGGCGAAAACCTTGGCTTCGAGCCAGTCCGAGCTGTGCGAGTTCTTTGAGCCGCATCTCGACCGCTTCATCGCCGTTCGGACCGACCCGGTCCGCGATGGCGAGGGGAACATCGTGCGCATCGTTCACACGGTCAGCGACATCAGCGAGCGCAAGGAGATCGAGCGCATGAAGAACGACTTTGTGGCAACCGTAAGCCACGAGTTACGCACGCCGCTGTCATCGCTGCGCGGGTTCGCGGAGTTGATGCTGCAGCGCGAATACCCACCGGAGAAGCGTCGTCATTTTCTAGAGGTCATTTATCGGGAGAGCAACCGGCTGGGCAATCTCATCAACGATGTCCTCGACCTCCAGCGCATCGAATCCGGGCAGCAGGTATTTCAGCCGGAGGCGGTGTCCTTGCAGGATTTGGCAGGCGAGACCGCAGAGCTGTTTTCGGGAGAGAAAGCGCACCGCATCACGGTCGACGTGCCGCCTTCACTCCCGCTGGTGGACGCCGATGCGGATGCCTTGCGCCAGGTGCTCAACAATCTCGTTTCCAACGCGCTGAAGTACTCCCCGGAGGGCGGCGAAGTCCGGATTGGCGCCCGCGAACAGGCGTCCCAGGCGCTGGTCTGGGTCTCCGACCAGGGCCTCGGCATCGCCCCCGAGCTGCTCCCCAGGATCTTCTCCAAGTTTTGCCGCGCACCCGGCTCGGTCACGCGCAAAATCGGGGGGACCGGGCTGGGATTGGCCCTGGTGAAAGGCATCGTGGAGGCGCACGGCGGCCACGTCTGGGCGGAGAGCGCCCCGCAGAAGGGCAGCACGTTCTATTTCACTTTGAATTTCGCCCCCGCCGCAGGCAGCGCCAGCGCAGCTTAG